DNA sequence from the Actinacidiphila yeochonensis CN732 genome:
ACGCGAAGAGGTCCGACCCCGAGCCGTTCGGTACGAAGCCGTTCGGTACGAAGCCGTTCGACCCGGCCCGTGTCCGGCGGACGGGGCCCACCGAGAGGAGCAGACGATGCACCGTGACCACCCCGAGGTGTTCCCCGAGCGGTACGCCGCCGGCGTGCCCGAGGGCGGGCGGGCGCTGCGGATCGGGCTCGGCGGCCCGGTCGGCTCCGGCAAGACCGCCACGGTGGCGGCGCTGTGCCGGGCCCTGCGGGACCGGCTGCGGATCGGCGTGGTGACCAACGACATCTACACCCGCGAGGACGCCGACTTCCTGCTGCGGCAGGCCGTACTGCCGCCCGAGCGGATCACCGCCGTCGAGACCGGGGCCTGCCCGCACACCGCCATCCGCGACGACATCTCCGCGAACCTGGAGGCCGTCGAGGAGCTGGAGGAGGCGGTGGGCCCGCTCGACCTGGTCCTGGTCGAGTCCGGTGGCGACAACCTCACCGCCACGTTCTCCCGGGGCCTGGTCGACGCGCAGATCTTCGTCATCGACGTGGCCGGAGGTGACGACATCCCGCGCAAGGGCGGCCCCGGCGTCACCACCGCGGACCTCCTCGTCGTCAACAAGACCGATCTCGCCCCGCACGTCGGCGCCGACCTGGCGCGGATGGCGCGCGACGCCGTCGCCCAACGCGGAACCCTGCCCGTCGTGTTCACCTCCGTCCGGGCCGCGGGCGGCATCGACCCGGTGACCGCCTGGGTCGGGGAGCGGCTCGCCGCGTGGTCCACGGCGCACGCGTGACCGGCACGCTCGCCGGGAGCGTCGCGGCGGGAAGCGGCGTCGCGGACCACGGCGCGGGGGATCGCGGTGTGACGGGTCACGGCGCGGCGGATCGCCGGCCCGCAGGGGTGCGGGCCGTGGCACGGATGCGGGCCGAGCCGGACGGGCGGGGCGGCACCGTGCTGCCGCTGCTGGCGGGGGAGGGGCCGCTCGCGCTGCGCCGCACCCGGGCCGTGGGGGACGGCGCGCACGTCACCGTCGTCGGTGCGATGTCCGCGCCGCTGGGCGGGGACCGGCTGCGGATCGAGGCCGAGGTGGCGGCGGGCGCCCGGCTGACCGTGGGCGCCTCGGCGGCGACGGTGTCCCTGCCGGGCCCCCACGGGGAGCGGGCCGGGTACGAGGTGCGGCTGCGGGTGGGTGAGGGAGCCGTCCTGCGCTGGCTGCCGGAGCCGGTGATCGCCGCCCGGGGCAGCGACCTGCGGACGGCCACCACCGCCGACATCGCCCCGGGCGGCTGTCTGGTGCTGCGCGAGGAGCAGGTGCTGGGCCGGCACGCCGAACCGTCCGGCCGGCTCGAAGCCCGTCTCACCGTGCGTCACGCCGGCGCGGACCTGCTCGACCAGGAGCTGCGCTTCGGCCCCGGAACCGCACCCGGTTGGGCGGGGCCGGCGGTGCTCGGCGGCCACCGCGCCGTCGGCCAGCTCCTGCTGGCGGCGCCGGAGCCGGTCCTCGCGGCGGTCCTGGCCTCGGCGGACGAAGCGGGCACGGCGGTGACGGAGGACGGCCCGGACGGCGCCGGCCTGGCGGCCCTCACCCCGCTGGCCGGTCCGGCGCTGCTGGCCACCGCGCTCGCCGTGGACGGCCGCCGGCTGCGCCGCCTGCTCGACGCGTACCTGGCACTGTTCGACGCGGCGGTGCGCTCCTGGTGAGAGACACGGCCATCGGACCGACGGTCGCCCCGCCTGCCCGCCTGCCCGCCTGCCCGCCTGCCCGCCTGCCCGCCTGCCCGCCTGCCCGGCCCACCTGAGTGCCCGGACGTGTCCGGAGGTGCCCCGACCCTGCCCAGCGCTCTCCGCGCTGACGGAACGTGAAGCCTGTGGTTCGGCCGTCACGGGGTGACCGCCAGCTCCAGGTAGGCGGCGAACAGGACGAGGTGCACGCCGCCCTGGAGGACGGTCGCCCGGCCGGGGACCACCGTCAGGGTGCTCACCACCAGCGTCAGGGTCAGCAGCACCATGTCCGTGGGGTCCAGGCCCAGGACGAGGGGGCCCGACATCCAGAAGGAGGCGACCGCGACCGCCGGCACCGTCAGGCCGATACTCGCCATGGCCGAGCCCAGCGCGAGGTTGAGGCTGGTCTGCACCTGGTCCCGCCGGGCCGCCCGGAGCGCCGCGATCGACTCGGGCAGCAGCACCAGCAGCGCGATGATCACGCCGACCACGGCGTGCGGCAGCCCGACGGCGGCCACCCCGGTCTCGATGGTGTGCGAGACGCTCTTGGCCAGGCCCACCACACCCACCAGCGCCAGCGCGAGCAGCACCAGGCTGGCCAGCACCCGGCGGCGGGACGGCTGTGCCACCTCCTCGTGCCCGTCGCCGGCCGCGCCGTGATCGCGGCTGACGGGGAGGAAGAACTCCCGGTGCCGCACCGTCTGCGTGGCGACGAACAGCCCGTAGAGCGCCAGCGACGCGACCGCCGCGAAGACCAGCTGGGACGAGGAGAACTCCGGCCCGCGCCGACTGGTGGTGAACCTCGGCAGCACCAGGCTGAGGGTGGCGAGCGTGCCCACGGTCGCCAGCGCGCCGCCCGTCCCCTCCGGCTGGAACACCGCCAGCCGGTGCCGCAGCGCGGCCATCGTCAGGCACAGGCCGACGATCCCGTTGCAGGTGATCATCACAGCGGCGAAGACGGTGTCGCGCGCCAGAACGGGCCCCTTGGAACCGCCGTCGGCCATGAGGGTGACGATCAGCGCCACTTCGATCACCGTCACCGCGACGGCCAGCACCAGCGAGCCGAACGGCTCCCCCACGCGGTGGGCGATCACCTCGGCGTGGTGCACCGCGGCCAGGACGGCCCCCGCCAGCACCACCGAGGTGACCGCCACCACCGGGACGGACAGCGAGCGCCCCCACACGGCTGCCAGGAGGGCGACCGCCAGCACCGGGGCCGCCACGGTCCACCGCGCGGCGAGGGATCGCAAGCGCTCGGCCATGCCCCGATGCTCCACCGCCGCCGCGCCCACGGCGACTCCGGCGCCCCCAGCCGGGGGTGCGGCGCCGCTCCGGCGCGGCTGCGGCGGACGGCGGACCGCACCGGGCCCACCGGGCTGTCTGGGTTGCGGACCGCTGCCGCGCGTCTGCCGACGTGACAGGCACCCGCTTCCGCGGCAGCCCGAGCGGCCCCGCGAGGCCGAGCATCCGACTGCTCAGGGCAGCCGGGCCGGCGGCCCTCCGGCGGCGGCCAGCTCGTCGACGAGAGCGCGGGCCAGGTCCGACGGCCGGTGCGCGGTGAGCACCTCCACGCGGTGGACGAGGCGCGGTTCGACCAGGGGTACCGCGCCGTCGCCGGCCACCGAGCGGGGGAGCAGGGCCAGACCCTGGCCTGCCTCGGCGAGGGCGCGCAGGGCGGTGGGGTCGGCGCCGTCGCAGTGGACGGAGACGGGGAACCCGCCGCCGGTCGCGGCCCGCAGGGGCGCCAGCGGAACAGCCCCGGAGGCGTCCAGCCAGAGCGCGTCGGCCAGGTCCGCCAGCCGCAGCCCGGCGCGTCCCGCGAGCGGATGGCCGGGCGGCAGCACCACGCACAGCGGCTCCTCACTCGCGGATGTCACCCGGAGCCCGGCCGCCCCGGTACGCGCAGCGGATCGGTGGGCGCGGCCACCCCGGCGACGAACCCGACGTCCAGCGCACCCGCGCCGCCGCCCGCACCCGTACGTGCGCCCGTCCCCTGGTCCGCTGCCTCGCTCTCGCGCTCCGGCGCGAGCAGGTCCCGCACCACCCCCGCGGTGTCCGCCCAGCGCACCGAGACCCGCGCCCGCGGCGCACCCGCCCGGACCCGGGCCAGCGCCCCGGCCGCCGCCGGGCCGAAGGCCAGCGGCGCGGCTCCCAGCGCGAGGCGGGCCCGCGGCGAGCGGGCCACCCGCACCACGTCGGCGCGGGCCGCGGCGAGTCGGGCGAGCAGCGGTCCGGTGTGGTCGAGCAGGCGCGCGCCGGCCTCGGTGGGCACCACGGGGCGGCGGCTGAGCAGCGGGACGCCGAGGTCGGCCTCCAGGGCGGCGATGTGCTGGGAGACGGCCGACTGCGTGTAGCCGAGCGCGCGGGCGGCGGCCGAGAACGAGCGCAGCCGAGCGACCTCCCCGAAGGTGCGCAGCAGATGCGGGTCCATGGTCATCAGTATCCCTGATGGACCGGCAGCAAATCATCGTTGGACGTGATGTGCTGACGGGGCCGAGGATCATCCGTATGACGACCCCGACGACCGCCTCCCCGTCCGACGCGGCCGGTCCCGCCGCCTGTCCCGCCCTCCCGCCCCGGCCCGCGCGGATCGCCCTCGTCGGCGACCGCAGCGCCTCCGTCCGCTCCCACCAGCGCGTACCCGGGCTGCTCCGCGCCCTGCGGGACCGCCACGGGCTGCCCGTCGACGGCTACTGGGTCCCGACGCCCGACGCCGAACTCCCGGGCGCCGTCGCGGGGTTCGACGCGGTGTGGCTGCTGCCGGGCAGCCCGTACCGCAGCGAGTCCGGTGCCCTCGGCGCGGTGCGGGCCGCCCGGGAGGAGGGCGTCCCCTTCCTCGGTACCTGCGGCGGGTTCCAGCACGCGCTGCTGGAGTTCGCCAGGAACGTGTGCGGTCTCACCGGCGCCCGGCACGCCGAGAACGACCCCGAAGGCGACCCCGACGACCTGCTCATCGCCCCGCTGACCTGCTCGCTTGCCGGCCGGGAGGGCAGGCTGCGCACCGTACCGGGCAGCCTTGCCGAACGCCTTCTCGGCAGCCGGGAGACCGTGGAGCGCTTCCACTGCGCCTACGGGCCGGTCCCCGGACCCCTGCCGCGCCTGGAGGCGGCCGGGCTGCGCTTCACCGCCCACGACCCGGACGGTGAGCCCCGGGCCGCCGAACTCCCCGCCCACCCCTTCTTCCTGGCCGCGCTCTTCCAGCCGGAGCTGGCCGGCGACGGCACCGTCGCGCACCCCTTCGTCCGAGGACTGGCCGAGGCCGCCGTCCGACACGCCGCCGCACGGCCCTGACGCCCCTCCCGCGACGGACGCGCACCCGCCCATGGTCCACGGCAGCGGACGGCGGCCGTCTGGCAGACTGCCGTGATGGACGCTCGCGACGACGCCCCCGGCCCGGCAGGCGGCGGCGGTGTACCCGGCAACGGTTCGGCGGGGTGCGAAGGCCCGGTGGCGGAGGGCAGGTACGCGCGGGTGGAGCGGGAGCGGCGGTTCCTGATGGGGCGGGCTCCGGAACCCGCGGCGGCCGTCACCGTCCGCTCCATCACCGACCGGTACCTGGACGGCACCCGTCTGCGGCTCCGGTATGTCCAACACCTTGATGGACGGCGGGAGTTCAAACTCACGCAGAAGATCCCGGCCGGACGGCCCGGCCCGGTCCAGGGCCTGATCACCAACACCTACCTGTCGGCCGACGAGTACCGGGTGCTGGCCGCGCTGCCGGGCGCGCTCCTGGCCAAGCGGCGCTGGAGCGTACCGCCCCTCGGCGTCGACGTGTTCGAGGGCGCTCTGCGCGGACTGGTGCTGGCCGAGGTCGAGTTCGCCGACGACGTCGAGGCCGCGGCGTTCACGCCCCCGCCCGGGAGCGTGGCCGAGGTGACGGACGACCAGCGCTTCACCGGCGGCCGGCTCGTCCGCACCGCACGCCCCGAACTGCTGCGATGGATGGCCGGGTTCGGCCTCGACGCCGACACCGCCGCGCGCTGAGCCCGTCACCGCGAAGCCTCCGCCGGCACCCGCGAAAGCAGGGAATCGACGGTTCGTCATCAATCGGCCACCGGTGTCCGGGGTGGAGCCGAGGTGTGGCCGACGAGCGCCACGGGCCGGGCCGTCAGGCCCGGTCCGTCGCCCGGTGTCGGCTGTCTTAGAGCCCCGTTCAGTCCGCGACTGGCTCCACGCGGGGCTGTGCGAAGCGCTGGTAGTCCTTCGTGTCGAGCGCCAGCGA
Encoded proteins:
- the ureG gene encoding urease accessory protein UreG; the encoded protein is MHRDHPEVFPERYAAGVPEGGRALRIGLGGPVGSGKTATVAALCRALRDRLRIGVVTNDIYTREDADFLLRQAVLPPERITAVETGACPHTAIRDDISANLEAVEELEEAVGPLDLVLVESGGDNLTATFSRGLVDAQIFVIDVAGGDDIPRKGGPGVTTADLLVVNKTDLAPHVGADLARMARDAVAQRGTLPVVFTSVRAAGGIDPVTAWVGERLAAWSTAHA
- a CDS encoding urease accessory protein UreD is translated as MRAEPDGRGGTVLPLLAGEGPLALRRTRAVGDGAHVTVVGAMSAPLGGDRLRIEAEVAAGARLTVGASAATVSLPGPHGERAGYEVRLRVGEGAVLRWLPEPVIAARGSDLRTATTADIAPGGCLVLREEQVLGRHAEPSGRLEARLTVRHAGADLLDQELRFGPGTAPGWAGPAVLGGHRAVGQLLLAAPEPVLAAVLASADEAGTAVTEDGPDGAGLAALTPLAGPALLATALAVDGRRLRRLLDAYLALFDAAVRSW
- a CDS encoding calcium:proton antiporter yields the protein MAERLRSLAARWTVAAPVLAVALLAAVWGRSLSVPVVAVTSVVLAGAVLAAVHHAEVIAHRVGEPFGSLVLAVAVTVIEVALIVTLMADGGSKGPVLARDTVFAAVMITCNGIVGLCLTMAALRHRLAVFQPEGTGGALATVGTLATLSLVLPRFTTSRRGPEFSSSQLVFAAVASLALYGLFVATQTVRHREFFLPVSRDHGAAGDGHEEVAQPSRRRVLASLVLLALALVGVVGLAKSVSHTIETGVAAVGLPHAVVGVIIALLVLLPESIAALRAARRDQVQTSLNLALGSAMASIGLTVPAVAVASFWMSGPLVLGLDPTDMVLLTLTLVVSTLTVVPGRATVLQGGVHLVLFAAYLELAVTP
- a CDS encoding LysR family transcriptional regulator substrate-binding protein, with the translated sequence MVLPPGHPLAGRAGLRLADLADALWLDASGAVPLAPLRAATGGGFPVSVHCDGADPTALRALAEAGQGLALLPRSVAGDGAVPLVEPRLVHRVEVLTAHRPSDLARALVDELAAAGGPPARLP
- a CDS encoding LysR family transcriptional regulator; its protein translation is MDPHLLRTFGEVARLRSFSAAARALGYTQSAVSQHIAALEADLGVPLLSRRPVVPTEAGARLLDHTGPLLARLAAARADVVRVARSPRARLALGAAPLAFGPAAAGALARVRAGAPRARVSVRWADTAGVVRDLLAPERESEAADQGTGARTGAGGGAGALDVGFVAGVAAPTDPLRVPGRPGSG
- a CDS encoding CTP synthase C-terminal region-related (seleno)protein, whose product is MTTPTTASPSDAAGPAACPALPPRPARIALVGDRSASVRSHQRVPGLLRALRDRHGLPVDGYWVPTPDAELPGAVAGFDAVWLLPGSPYRSESGALGAVRAAREEGVPFLGTCGGFQHALLEFARNVCGLTGARHAENDPEGDPDDLLIAPLTCSLAGREGRLRTVPGSLAERLLGSRETVERFHCAYGPVPGPLPRLEAAGLRFTAHDPDGEPRAAELPAHPFFLAALFQPELAGDGTVAHPFVRGLAEAAVRHAAARP
- a CDS encoding CYTH domain-containing protein, which codes for MDARDDAPGPAGGGGVPGNGSAGCEGPVAEGRYARVERERRFLMGRAPEPAAAVTVRSITDRYLDGTRLRLRYVQHLDGRREFKLTQKIPAGRPGPVQGLITNTYLSADEYRVLAALPGALLAKRRWSVPPLGVDVFEGALRGLVLAEVEFADDVEAAAFTPPPGSVAEVTDDQRFTGGRLVRTARPELLRWMAGFGLDADTAAR